Proteins encoded together in one Octopus sinensis unplaced genomic scaffold, ASM634580v1 Contig16874, whole genome shotgun sequence window:
- the LOC115230946 gene encoding uncharacterized protein LOC115230946, whose protein sequence is MESVKELRDWFVSKCKVTVAANLITGGCSGQDSQAKYGGTLVTPSSIPQFIIPCSGDVSRQSSEEKFSQEDDVRSQTSESSAPYSDRISPAVSLSGSYSCLTLPKSPMMIRSAPVSPRQEHRPRIGGRNDRHSLTSIDTLRDEGSEQHSYAASSHSTYSLPRRSVDVLVPHAAQSLFVTNTMASMSSSLLRATDGCSRWVDETAAAFGGGASYSYNRGGYDISCNSVGSGGGGGGGGGSGGGGISSGSGAGSGIGVGGGAAIGSSNSCSVPYNGRYNRSSKASAGQLSLPLDKNSPSLSVHSTSGYTRMDKRPVISVSSPVVSKDERGSMEFQENGRDDATPGAMSPHKNKIRGHSYHRRRSSLSDLNVDSAKYLSDLAGQVPGYKSAGPSPTPRRKYHKCTSPLMEHKTFNTLTPSSPSSPGSSSGTRFELKSDSSLTGKRSISQLQAHLVAEFGELKFSFQYLPEQRQFKVLLIRAENLGGNKSDNQINAFAKISLRPGKQQKKVTDVFKHSKNPIFNKEYIFSNIETKDFAKMHLKIKLVNRQKNLVPEFLGETCVHLSDYNLLVENRM, encoded by the coding sequence ATGGAATCGGTCAAAGAACTACGTGACTGGTTTGTGAGTAAATGCAAAGTTACCGTCGCTGCCAATCTGATAACAGGTGGTTGTAGTGGACAGGACAGCCAGGCGAAATATGGGGGTACGTTGGTTACACCCAGTTCAATACCGCAGTTTATTATTCCTTGTTCAGGAGATGTCTCCCGTCAGTCGAGCGAAGAGAAGTTTTCGCAAGAAGATGATGTACGGAGTCAAACCAGCGAAAGCAGTGCTCCGTACTCCGATCGAATCAGTCCGGCTGTTTCTCTTAGTGGTTCGTATTCCTGCTTAACTTTACCAAAAAGCCCCATGATGATTCGGTCAGCGCCTGTAAGTCCTCGCCAAGAACACAGGCCGCGAATCGGTGGACGTAACGACAGACATTCTTTAACAAGTATCGACACATTAAGAGATGAAGGTTCCGAACAGCATAGTTACGCCGCTTCCAGCCATTCGACCTATTCGCTACCGAGAAGATCTGTGgatgtgttggtgccacatgcGGCGCAGTCGCTTTTTGTTACTAACACGATGGCATCTATGTCTTCTAGTTTACTACGCGCTACAGATGGATGTAGTCGATGGGTCGATGAAACTGCCGCGGCTTTCGGTGGAGGTGCATCATATTCTTATAACAGAGGCGGCTACGATATCAGCTGTAATAGTGTtggcagtggcggtggcggtggtggcggtggtggtagtggcggaggTGGCATAAGCAGCGGTAGTGGTGCTGGTTCTGGAATTGGTGTCGGGGGCGGTGCAGCGATCGGTAGCAGTAATAGCTGTTCTGTTCCATACAACGGACGGTACAACAGATCTTCTAAAGCCAGTGCGGGGCAGCTATCTTTACCTCTTGATAAAAACTCACCATCTTTGTCCGTACATTCCACTTCAGGCTACACAAGAATGGATAAACGCCCTGTAATCTCAGTATCGTCTCCTGTGGTAAGTAAAGACGAACGAGGAAGTATGGAATTCCAAGAAAATGGCAGAGATGATGCCACGCCCGGAGCCATGAGTcctcataaaaacaaaatacgtGGTCACAGTTATCATAGGCGTCGATCTTCCTTGTCTGATTTGAACGTGGATAGTGCTAAATACTTATCGGATTTAGCAGGACAAGTACCAGGATATAAATCTGCCGGACCTTCTCCGACCCCTAGAAGGAAATACCACAAATGTACTTCGCCCTTAATGGAACACAAAACTTTCAACACATTAACACCGTCATCTCCTTCTTCCCCAGGTTCATCTTCTGGAACCCGGTTCGAACTGAAATCTGATAGCTCTCTTACAGGAAAGCGGTCAATTTCTCAACTTCAAGCGCACCTTGTCGCAGAGTTCGGGGAATTAAAGTTCTCTTTCCAGTACCTGCCAGAACAGAGACAGTTCAAAGTACTTTTAATTCGTGCCGAAAACCTCGGAGGAAACAAAAGCGACAACCAAATTAACGCGTTTGCTAAAATAAGCCTTAGGCCaggcaaacaacaaaaaaaggttACTGACGTGTTTAAGCATTCCAAGAACCCAATTTTTAATAAAGAATACATATTTTCAAACATTGAAACTAAGGATTTCGCTAAAAtgcatcttaaaataaaattagtaaaTAGACAAAAGAATCTTGTCCCGGAATTTTTAGGTGAAACATGTGTCCATCTGTCAGATTATAATTTATTGGTTGAAAATAGAATGTGA